One part of the Aurantibacillus circumpalustris genome encodes these proteins:
- a CDS encoding energy transducer TonB family protein codes for MELTQAEENRNRAISATATLLIFALFILFLILFKLITPNPPFPEVGGGGGQELALGMMDMGNSDMDFSSMGKVTAVVTEKSESKENVVTDDGGEAVNINEKKPEIKENKMVITPVKPKPVVEPIKEKTAAEKLAEKFKKNTGQNGGGIGDNDQAGQNGSPDGDPFKNGTGGSGTGTGGGNGQGDGPGGPGPGSGGGPGGRIGIDLKGRAVVSPPKIPSDTKEEGKVVVEITVDSKGDVIEANPNGRGTTTSSALLKSKAKQAAMATKFNVDGKFEEQKGTITIIFSFN; via the coding sequence ATGGAACTCACGCAAGCTGAAGAAAATAGAAACAGAGCGATCTCGGCAACGGCAACTTTATTAATATTTGCCCTGTTTATTTTGTTTCTCATTTTATTTAAATTAATTACTCCAAATCCTCCTTTTCCTGAAGTAGGTGGTGGCGGTGGACAAGAGTTGGCTCTTGGTATGATGGACATGGGTAACAGCGACATGGATTTTAGTTCAATGGGAAAAGTTACTGCTGTGGTTACAGAGAAATCTGAATCAAAAGAAAATGTAGTTACGGATGATGGAGGTGAGGCAGTAAATATCAACGAGAAAAAACCGGAGATTAAAGAAAATAAAATGGTGATTACACCAGTGAAACCAAAACCTGTAGTTGAACCAATAAAAGAAAAAACGGCTGCTGAAAAATTGGCTGAAAAATTTAAAAAGAATACCGGCCAAAATGGTGGTGGCATTGGAGACAATGACCAAGCCGGACAAAATGGTTCTCCTGATGGGGATCCTTTTAAAAATGGTACAGGTGGTTCTGGAACGGGCACTGGTGGAGGAAATGGACAAGGTGACGGTCCAGGCGGTCCTGGTCCAGGAAGCGGCGGTGGACCTGGTGGACGAATTGGAATTGATTTAAAGGGCAGGGCAGTGGTGAGTCCGCCAAAAATACCAAGCGATACAAAAGAAGAAGGAAAAGTTGTGGTGGAGATAACGGTAGATTCTAAAGGAGATGTTATTGAGGCGAATCCTAACGGTCGTGGAACTACCACAAGCAGCGCTTTGCTAAAATCAAAAGCCAAACAAGCGGCAATGGCAACGAAATTTAATGTAGACGGTAAATTTGAAGAACAAAAGGGTACTATAACGATAATTTTTTCATTCAATTAA
- a CDS encoding pyruvate dehydrogenase complex dihydrolipoamide acetyltransferase, which produces MAEVVRMPKLSDTMTDGVIAKWHKKVGDKVKSGELLADIETDKATMEFESFQDGVLLHIGVQEKQAVPVDSIIAILGKEGEDISSLLNGSTETKKEESKASAAPASSNGASSSSAPAKLPAGVEVVRMPKLSDTMTDGVLAKWHKKVGDKVKSGELLADIETDKATMEFESFQDGVLIYQGIEEGKGTPVDSVIAILGKGGEDIKAILAAVEGQSSVGSKQSTGGSGQSAVSSQQAAVGSQQSAVSTSSTSVSSDARIKASPLAKALAKEKGIDLSQVKGTADNGRITKADIENYKPVAGGSKGSAGATIATGTEGYRDEPASQMRKTIARRLLESTSSAPVFYLNIEVDMDNAIASRNVINAIPDTKVSFNDMVIKACAAALRKHPQVNTTWMGDKTRYYSHIHIGMAVAVEDGLLVPVIRFTDQKSFTQISAEAKELAKKAKDKKLQPSEMEGNTFTVSNLGMFGIESFTSIINMPASCILSVGAIKQVPVVKNGAVVPGNTMMLSLACDHRTVDGATGAAFLQTLKTFIENPVTMLV; this is translated from the coding sequence ATGGCCGAAGTAGTAAGAATGCCCAAATTAAGTGATACCATGACAGATGGTGTAATTGCTAAGTGGCATAAAAAAGTGGGAGACAAAGTAAAGAGCGGTGAATTACTCGCTGACATTGAAACTGACAAAGCAACCATGGAATTTGAATCTTTCCAAGATGGTGTTTTATTGCATATTGGCGTTCAGGAAAAACAAGCTGTGCCTGTTGATTCTATTATTGCTATTCTGGGAAAAGAAGGCGAAGATATTTCATCCTTATTAAACGGATCTACAGAAACCAAAAAAGAAGAAAGCAAAGCATCTGCCGCACCAGCATCTTCAAATGGCGCTTCAAGTTCAAGTGCTCCTGCAAAATTACCTGCGGGTGTTGAAGTGGTGCGTATGCCAAAATTAAGTGATACCATGACGGATGGTGTTTTAGCGAAATGGCATAAAAAAGTAGGCGACAAAGTAAAGAGTGGTGAACTCTTAGCAGATATAGAAACCGATAAAGCCACTATGGAATTTGAATCGTTTCAAGATGGTGTTTTAATTTATCAAGGAATTGAAGAAGGAAAAGGAACTCCAGTTGATAGCGTGATTGCTATTTTAGGAAAAGGTGGTGAAGACATAAAAGCGATATTGGCAGCAGTAGAAGGTCAGTCGTCAGTTGGCAGTAAGCAGTCAACAGGTGGTAGTGGGCAGTCAGCAGTTAGCAGTCAGCAAGCTGCAGTTGGCAGTCAGCAGTCAGCGGTTTCTACAAGCTCAACCTCCGTTAGTTCTGATGCACGAATTAAAGCATCACCATTAGCAAAAGCATTAGCGAAAGAAAAAGGAATTGATTTAAGTCAGGTAAAAGGTACCGCTGATAACGGACGTATTACAAAAGCAGATATTGAAAACTACAAACCAGTAGCAGGTGGCTCTAAAGGCTCTGCGGGAGCTACGATTGCAACAGGAACAGAAGGATACCGTGATGAACCAGCTTCGCAAATGCGTAAGACCATTGCACGTCGTTTATTAGAATCAACCTCAAGCGCCCCAGTATTTTATTTGAATATTGAAGTAGACATGGATAACGCCATTGCTTCACGTAATGTTATTAATGCCATTCCTGATACAAAAGTATCTTTCAACGATATGGTGATCAAAGCTTGTGCAGCTGCATTGCGCAAACATCCCCAAGTAAACACTACTTGGATGGGTGATAAAACACGTTATTATTCTCACATTCATATTGGAATGGCAGTTGCTGTGGAAGACGGTCTATTAGTTCCAGTGATTCGTTTTACAGATCAAAAATCATTCACACAAATTTCTGCAGAAGCAAAAGAATTGGCTAAAAAAGCAAAAGATAAAAAACTACAACCAAGCGAAATGGAAGGTAATACCTTTACCGTTTCTAATTTAGGAATGTTTGGGATTGAATCTTTTACATCTATCATTAACATGCCTGCTTCTTGTATATTATCAGTTGGTGCAATCAAACAAGTGCCAGTGGTGAAAAACGGAGCGGTGGTTCCAGGAAATACGATGATGTTGAGTCTTGCTTGCGATCACAGAACTGTAGATGGAGCAACAGGTGCCGCATTCTTACAAACCTTAAAAACGTTTATTGAAAATCCGGTAACCATGTTGGTGTAA
- a CDS encoding MBOAT family O-acyltransferase, which produces MPHKFKNAVILCASIYFYSWGGPKFIFVILGTTFLDFLLVNTMQNQKTQKSKRVYLIISLCLNLGLLFYFKYCNFFIENINAVLGTEISWLKVVLPIGISFYTFESLTYVIDVYRGVHKPLKNVWHYQTYILLFPKLIAGPIVRYHDIADQITNREKNYTAEVKLSGFLIFCLGLAKKTIIANTLGMQADAVFKLAPEEIDTAAAWIGAIAYTFQIYFDFSGYSDMAIGLGKIMGFKFPENFNNPYISGSITEFWRRWHITLGAWMKNYLYIPMGGNKVSNSKLYRNLILVFLFSGLWHGASWNFVLWGAYHGLFLVLERLFLGRVFEKLGKFIAVPITFLIVITGWVLFRNEDLGFAVHVIKQMYSFEFFHSKFVLNNDFITMAIVATLISFFTITTKTKEIQNKIYGESFSPSAKWAVLVCGVILYYVSLSYVSALDFNPFIYFRF; this is translated from the coding sequence GTGCCGCATAAATTTAAAAATGCAGTCATTCTTTGTGCCAGTATTTATTTTTATAGCTGGGGCGGACCAAAGTTTATTTTTGTTATTCTTGGAACCACCTTTCTAGATTTTTTATTGGTGAATACCATGCAAAATCAAAAAACACAAAAATCAAAACGAGTTTATTTGATTATTTCTTTGTGTTTAAATCTCGGACTTCTCTTTTATTTTAAATACTGTAATTTTTTCATTGAAAATATCAACGCTGTTTTAGGAACAGAAATTTCCTGGTTAAAGGTTGTTCTTCCAATTGGTATTTCGTTTTACACGTTTGAAAGTCTGACCTATGTGATTGACGTATACCGAGGCGTTCACAAGCCTTTAAAAAACGTGTGGCATTATCAAACCTATATTTTACTGTTTCCGAAATTAATTGCTGGACCAATTGTGAGGTACCACGATATTGCAGATCAAATTACCAATCGTGAAAAAAACTATACGGCAGAAGTAAAACTCAGCGGATTTTTAATTTTTTGTTTGGGACTTGCTAAGAAAACAATCATTGCTAATACTTTGGGTATGCAGGCCGATGCCGTTTTTAAATTAGCGCCTGAAGAAATTGATACTGCTGCTGCCTGGATTGGCGCTATAGCCTACACCTTCCAAATTTATTTTGATTTTAGTGGCTATAGTGATATGGCCATTGGTTTAGGAAAAATTATGGGCTTTAAATTCCCTGAAAACTTCAATAATCCCTACATCTCTGGAAGTATTACTGAATTTTGGAGAAGATGGCACATCACTCTGGGAGCATGGATGAAAAACTACCTCTACATTCCAATGGGTGGAAATAAAGTTTCGAATTCTAAATTGTATCGCAATTTAATTTTGGTGTTTTTATTTTCAGGCTTATGGCACGGCGCTAGCTGGAATTTCGTTTTGTGGGGAGCCTATCACGGTCTGTTTTTAGTCTTAGAACGCTTATTTCTTGGAAGGGTTTTTGAGAAACTCGGAAAATTTATTGCAGTACCCATTACTTTTTTAATTGTGATTACGGGTTGGGTTTTGTTTAGAAACGAAGATTTGGGTTTTGCTGTACACGTGATCAAACAAATGTATTCTTTTGAATTCTTCCACAGCAAATTTGTATTGAACAACGATTTTATTACCATGGCAATTGTGGCTACTTTAATTTCCTTCTTCACAATTACAACTAAAACAAAAGAAATTCAGAATAAAATATATGGGGAAAGTTTTTCTCCGTCTGCTAAATGGGCTGTGCTTGTTTGTGGAGTAATATTGTATTACGTTTCTTTAAGTTATGTTTCTGCTTTAGATTTTAATCCATTTATATATTTTCGATTTTAA
- a CDS encoding bifunctional folylpolyglutamate synthase/dihydrofolate synthase, with protein sequence MTYQQTLDYLFARLPMYQRVGAVAYKADLVNTIKIAEVLGKPHQKLKCIHVAGTNGKGSSSHMLAAIMQQCGYKTGLYTSPHLTDFRERIKINGKMIPKNHVIDFVQKHKEPFEEINPSFFEWTVGLALDYFATEEVDVAIIEVGLGGRLDSTNIITPHASLITNISLDHMNLLGDTLEKISKEKAGIIKPRIPVVVSQYQSETAPIFNSIAKDLKSPIEYADKNYKVLKHSMVKGHMQVDVLNKKNETTRHYELDLTGVYQLKNLLGVLNVLDFIEGAGFLIEPDHVAVALKNVCGITGLRGRWQTISEKPLMICDTGHNEDGVKQIIENLKDIEFSHLHIVFGAVNDKDISSLLELVPKEATYYFVKADIPRALDENELMLQSQKFKLKGKAYKSVEAGLNAAKKAARKTDLIFIGGSTFVVGDVLALMEK encoded by the coding sequence ATGACGTATCAACAAACGCTGGATTATTTATTCGCGCGTTTACCAATGTACCAGAGGGTTGGAGCGGTGGCTTACAAAGCCGACCTGGTTAATACCATTAAAATTGCCGAAGTACTCGGCAAACCACATCAAAAATTAAAATGTATTCATGTTGCCGGAACAAATGGCAAAGGATCTAGCAGTCACATGTTAGCAGCGATTATGCAGCAATGTGGTTATAAAACAGGTTTATATACTTCTCCTCATTTAACCGATTTCAGAGAACGCATAAAAATCAATGGTAAAATGATTCCTAAAAATCATGTTATTGATTTTGTTCAGAAACACAAAGAGCCTTTTGAGGAAATTAATCCGAGTTTTTTTGAATGGACCGTTGGCTTGGCTTTAGATTATTTTGCAACAGAAGAAGTAGATGTGGCCATTATTGAAGTGGGATTGGGCGGAAGATTAGATTCAACGAATATTATTACTCCGCATGCTTCTTTGATAACGAATATCAGTCTCGATCACATGAATTTGTTGGGTGATACATTAGAAAAAATAAGCAAGGAGAAGGCTGGTATAATTAAACCGCGTATTCCTGTGGTTGTAAGTCAATACCAAAGTGAGACGGCTCCGATCTTTAACAGTATCGCTAAAGATCTTAAATCGCCCATTGAGTATGCGGATAAAAATTACAAAGTCCTGAAACACTCTATGGTCAAAGGACACATGCAAGTGGATGTGTTAAATAAGAAAAATGAAACTACACGTCACTACGAACTTGATTTAACGGGTGTTTATCAATTAAAAAATTTACTAGGCGTATTAAACGTATTAGATTTTATTGAAGGAGCTGGATTTTTAATTGAACCTGATCATGTGGCCGTTGCTTTAAAAAATGTATGTGGAATTACAGGTTTGAGAGGACGTTGGCAAACGATTAGTGAGAAACCACTTATGATTTGTGACACTGGTCATAATGAAGATGGTGTGAAACAAATAATTGAAAATTTAAAAGATATTGAGTTTAGCCACCTTCACATAGTTTTTGGTGCTGTGAATGATAAAGACATTTCTTCACTGCTTGAGTTAGTGCCAAAGGAGGCAACGTACTATTTTGTGAAAGCTGATATTCCACGAGCTTTGGATGAGAATGAATTAATGCTTCAATCACAGAAATTTAAATTAAAAGGCAAAGCTTACAAATCGGTTGAAGCAGGCTTGAATGCTGCAAAAAAAGCTGCAAGAAAAACAGATCTTATTTTTATAGGCGGAAGTACTTTTGTAGTGGGTGATGTGCTTGCATTGATGGAGAAGTAA
- the pdhA gene encoding pyruvate dehydrogenase (acetyl-transferring) E1 component subunit alpha encodes MGKTATEKKLKFTKEQYLKWYESMLLMRKFEEKTGQVYVQQKIKGFCHLYIGQEAIVAGTVSATKKGDQHITAYRCHAHPIGLGLHPKYVMAEMYAKITGCSKGKGGSMHIFSKEHGFVGGHGIVGGQVPLGAGLAFAEKYNGTDNVCVCSMGDGAVRQGALHEAFNMAMTWKLPVIFIVENNMYAMGTSVERTSNVHDLWKLGLAYDMPSKPVDGLTVEAVHEAMEEAVARARRGDGPTFLEMKTYRYKGHSMSDAQTYRTKDEVKEYQTQDPIEKVLVTLKKNNWIDDASIEAAEERVKALVDESVQFAEESPYPEPDELYKDVYAEPNYPYIIE; translated from the coding sequence ATGGGTAAAACTGCGACAGAGAAAAAACTAAAGTTTACAAAAGAACAGTATTTAAAATGGTATGAGTCGATGTTACTCATGCGTAAATTTGAAGAAAAAACTGGTCAGGTTTATGTGCAACAAAAAATAAAAGGATTTTGTCACCTCTACATCGGCCAAGAAGCTATTGTAGCAGGAACTGTGAGCGCTACAAAAAAAGGCGATCAACATATTACCGCGTATCGCTGCCACGCGCATCCTATTGGTTTAGGCTTACATCCAAAATACGTAATGGCAGAAATGTATGCTAAAATTACGGGTTGTAGCAAAGGTAAGGGTGGTAGCATGCACATCTTCAGCAAAGAACATGGTTTCGTTGGAGGTCATGGTATTGTAGGTGGACAAGTGCCTCTAGGAGCTGGACTTGCTTTTGCAGAAAAATATAACGGAACGGATAATGTGTGTGTGTGTTCGATGGGAGACGGAGCAGTTCGTCAAGGTGCTTTGCACGAAGCCTTTAACATGGCAATGACCTGGAAATTACCTGTGATATTTATTGTTGAGAATAACATGTATGCGATGGGAACTTCAGTAGAACGTACCAGTAACGTACACGATTTATGGAAATTAGGATTAGCTTACGATATGCCAAGCAAGCCAGTAGATGGTTTAACTGTAGAAGCGGTTCATGAAGCTATGGAGGAAGCGGTTGCGCGTGCGCGTCGCGGCGATGGCCCTACTTTTTTAGAAATGAAAACCTACCGATACAAAGGACATAGTATGAGTGATGCTCAAACCTATCGTACCAAAGACGAGGTAAAAGAATATCAAACACAAGATCCTATTGAAAAAGTATTGGTGACATTGAAAAAAAATAACTGGATTGATGACGCAAGTATTGAAGCGGCAGAAGAACGAGTAAAAGCTTTGGTTGATGAATCTGTGCAATTTGCAGAAGAAAGTCCTTACCCAGAGCCAGATGAGCTTTACAAAGATGTTTATGCGGAACCGAATTATCCTTACATTATTGAGTAA
- a CDS encoding type II toxin-antitoxin system RelE/ParE family toxin, with the protein MEKVVKKVIYSSKFFNDLQTIYLYGYEALGSTIADIFQEKILHLTYGLSYQSYLYPECRHLATKTQIYRNIILDDYLIIYRIKSTKIKVLRVLHGSRKIKTIKAVKKIKTK; encoded by the coding sequence ATGGAAAAAGTCGTTAAAAAAGTAATTTATAGCTCTAAATTTTTTAACGATTTACAGACCATTTATTTATATGGTTACGAAGCATTAGGATCTACAATCGCTGACATCTTTCAAGAAAAAATTTTGCATTTAACGTACGGATTATCCTACCAGTCTTACCTTTATCCTGAATGTCGTCATCTAGCAACAAAAACGCAAATTTATAGGAATATTATACTTGACGACTATTTAATCATTTACCGCATCAAAAGCACAAAAATCAAAGTCTTAAGAGTACTTCATGGAAGTAGGAAAATAAAAACTATCAAAGCAGTTAAAAAAATAAAAACAAAATAA
- the pyrR gene encoding bifunctional pyr operon transcriptional regulator/uracil phosphoribosyltransferase PyrR: MRPKILLEKTQFDVTIKRLCHQLIEVHNDFSKTVIIGLQPRGIYLARRIQKELQNILKTKKVHCGELDTTFYRDDFRQKELIPNRTSIDFIIENKNVVLIDDVLYTGRTIRSGLDAMLAFGRPNDVELMVLVDRRLSRNVPIQAKYVGITIDSISTQNVKVEWQETEGADKITLLDK; encoded by the coding sequence GTGCGTCCAAAAATTCTATTAGAAAAAACACAGTTTGATGTTACTATCAAACGATTGTGCCATCAATTAATTGAAGTGCACAATGATTTCAGCAAAACGGTTATAATTGGATTGCAGCCACGCGGCATTTATTTGGCCAGACGCATTCAAAAAGAATTACAAAATATTTTAAAAACAAAAAAAGTTCATTGCGGCGAATTAGATACAACTTTTTACCGTGATGATTTTAGGCAAAAAGAATTAATTCCGAATCGCACGAGCATTGATTTTATTATCGAAAATAAAAATGTGGTGCTGATAGACGACGTGCTTTATACCGGCAGAACCATTCGCTCGGGTTTAGATGCTATGTTGGCCTTTGGTCGCCCTAACGATGTGGAGTTAATGGTATTGGTTGATCGTCGCCTTTCGCGCAATGTGCCCATACAAGCTAAGTATGTAGGAATTACAATAGATTCCATTTCTACACAAAACGTAAAAGTAGAATGGCAAGAAACTGAAGGTGCCGATAAAATCACTCTATTAGATAAATAA
- the dtd gene encoding D-aminoacyl-tRNA deacylase yields the protein MRIVIQRVAQASVTIDKQIHSSIEAGLLVLLGIEDEDTEEDINYLVQKLCNMRIFSDEEGKMNLDVKQIKGKILIVSQFTLHASAKKGNRPSFIKAARPEKAIPLYETFIRETSFISGKACKSGVFGADMQLALINDGPVTIILDSKNKE from the coding sequence ATGCGCATTGTTATACAAAGAGTAGCTCAAGCTTCCGTTACAATCGACAAACAAATACATTCTTCAATTGAAGCAGGCTTGTTAGTTTTACTTGGCATTGAAGATGAAGATACAGAAGAGGACATTAACTATCTGGTTCAAAAACTTTGTAATATGCGTATTTTCTCAGATGAAGAAGGAAAAATGAATCTGGATGTTAAACAAATTAAAGGGAAAATTTTGATCGTGAGTCAGTTTACGCTTCATGCATCTGCCAAAAAAGGAAACCGTCCTTCTTTTATAAAGGCAGCGCGCCCAGAGAAGGCCATTCCTTTGTACGAAACTTTTATTAGAGAAACCTCCTTTATTTCGGGTAAGGCTTGTAAATCGGGTGTTTTTGGTGCAGATATGCAGTTAGCATTGATAAATGATGGTCCGGTGACTATTATATTGGATAGTAAGAACAAAGAATAA
- a CDS encoding DinB family protein yields the protein MRPVKGTCPSYYDYYNELVKENDLLAAFDSGWLEVQKVVSTISKEKESLAYAEGKWTIKQVIIHLIDTERIFTYRALRFARKDPQQVLSYDEDDYAAAAELDNRTLSDLIQEFETVRKASISLYKTFSEETMLRSGLTAIGSASVISLGYMTCGHALHHLNVIKERYLK from the coding sequence ATGCGACCTGTTAAAGGAACTTGTCCAAGTTATTACGATTATTACAACGAACTTGTAAAAGAAAACGATTTGCTAGCCGCATTCGATTCAGGATGGTTAGAGGTTCAAAAAGTTGTTTCTACTATTTCAAAAGAAAAAGAAAGTTTGGCTTATGCAGAAGGTAAATGGACGATAAAACAAGTCATAATCCACCTTATAGATACGGAAAGAATTTTCACTTATAGAGCTTTACGTTTTGCGAGAAAAGACCCACAACAGGTATTATCTTATGACGAAGATGATTATGCGGCGGCGGCAGAACTTGATAATAGAACACTTTCAGATCTAATACAAGAATTTGAAACAGTAAGAAAAGCCAGTATTTCCTTGTACAAAACCTTCTCAGAAGAAACTATGCTTCGTTCAGGCTTAACAGCTATTGGGAGTGCAAGCGTTATATCTTTAGGCTACATGACCTGTGGTCATGCTTTACATCATTTAAACGTGATTAAAGAACGGTATCTGAAATAA
- a CDS encoding enoyl-CoA hydratase/isomerase family protein yields MEAFVKSEIKNGIGTITFFHPQSNSMPGTQLRNLAAEIEKMGKDDSAKVIVLKSEGDKTFCAGASFDELISIKDIGTGLKFFTGFALVINAMRKAPKFIIGRIQGKAVGGGVGIASSADYSFATESASIKLSELAVGIGPFVVGPAVERKVGTSAFCQLTINATEWQTAQWAKEKSLYAEVFPTIEEMDKGIDTLAAKLASSNPEAMAMLKKIMWEGTENWDTLLTERAAMSGKLVLSEFTVNAINKFKQKA; encoded by the coding sequence ATGGAAGCATTCGTAAAATCAGAAATAAAAAATGGAATAGGAACAATTACTTTTTTTCATCCTCAAAGTAATTCGATGCCAGGAACGCAATTGCGCAATCTTGCTGCTGAGATTGAGAAAATGGGAAAAGACGATTCCGCCAAAGTAATTGTTTTAAAAAGTGAAGGCGATAAAACCTTTTGTGCAGGCGCAAGTTTTGATGAACTGATTTCAATAAAAGACATTGGTACAGGTTTAAAGTTTTTTACTGGATTTGCTTTAGTAATTAATGCCATGCGTAAAGCTCCTAAATTTATTATCGGACGCATTCAAGGAAAAGCTGTTGGTGGTGGTGTAGGTATTGCCTCTAGCGCCGACTATTCTTTTGCCACTGAATCAGCTTCTATAAAACTAAGTGAATTAGCAGTTGGTATTGGTCCCTTCGTTGTTGGCCCTGCCGTTGAACGCAAAGTAGGCACTTCTGCTTTTTGTCAACTTACCATTAACGCTACCGAATGGCAAACGGCTCAATGGGCTAAGGAAAAAAGTTTGTACGCGGAGGTTTTCCCAACGATTGAAGAAATGGATAAAGGAATTGATACCCTCGCAGCTAAATTAGCGAGCAGTAACCCTGAGGCCATGGCTATGCTTAAAAAAATAATGTGGGAAGGAACAGAAAACTGGGATACTTTATTAACCGAACGTGCGGCAATGAGTGGCAAATTAGTTCTTAGTGAATTTACTGTTAATGCAATAAATAAGTTTAAGCAAAAGGCTTAA
- a CDS encoding dipeptide epimerase, whose product MNLQFTPFWLEFKHPFGVSSNTRKETLSIFIKLEVDGYEGFGEACLPAYLGETEKNTVEFFGKARMFLRDISSGFNLKELIEQINLLDLGSNAAKAAIDIALHDLYGKIHTQTIAQIYGFKRKESMETSFTIGIDVEEKLIQKIEEAKDFSVLKIKAGTKNDQQLIETIRKYTNKPLYVDVNQGWTDKLYVLELLNWMKDQNVILVEQPMPVRMKEEMCWVTERSPITTIADESVKRLTDLENLKGEFSGVNIKLMKCTGIYEAIKMIEFCKENSIKILLGCMAESSCATSAMAQLMSFADYIDLDAPLLYKNDPFEGVTYKEGMVYVNDLSGIGFEPKLQIFE is encoded by the coding sequence ATGAATCTACAGTTTACACCTTTTTGGCTTGAATTTAAACACCCTTTTGGAGTTTCTTCTAATACCAGGAAAGAGACATTGAGTATTTTTATAAAGTTGGAGGTGGATGGCTATGAAGGCTTCGGAGAGGCTTGTCTGCCGGCCTATTTGGGTGAAACAGAAAAGAATACAGTTGAATTTTTTGGAAAGGCGAGGATGTTTTTGAGAGATATTTCTTCAGGTTTTAATTTGAAAGAACTCATAGAACAAATCAATTTACTGGATTTAGGAAGTAATGCTGCTAAAGCGGCTATTGATATTGCGCTTCACGACCTTTATGGGAAAATTCATACGCAAACGATTGCACAGATTTATGGATTTAAGCGAAAAGAATCTATGGAAACCTCTTTTACAATCGGTATTGATGTGGAAGAAAAACTCATACAGAAAATTGAAGAAGCCAAAGATTTTTCAGTCCTAAAAATTAAAGCGGGAACTAAAAACGATCAGCAATTGATTGAAACCATTCGTAAATACACGAACAAACCGCTTTATGTAGATGTGAACCAAGGATGGACAGATAAACTTTACGTTTTAGAACTGTTGAACTGGATGAAAGATCAGAATGTTATACTCGTTGAGCAACCCATGCCTGTTAGGATGAAAGAAGAAATGTGCTGGGTGACAGAGCGAAGTCCAATAACTACAATTGCTGATGAAAGTGTAAAACGCTTAACCGATTTAGAAAATTTGAAGGGTGAATTTTCTGGTGTGAACATTAAACTCATGAAGTGCACTGGAATTTATGAAGCTATTAAAATGATTGAATTTTGCAAAGAAAATAGCATCAAAATTCTATTGGGTTGCATGGCAGAAAGTTCTTGTGCTACCAGTGCAATGGCTCAATTGATGAGTTTTGCGGATTATATTGATTTGGATGCGCCTTTGCTTTATAAAAATGATCCTTTTGAGGGAGTTACCTATAAAGAAGGCATGGTGTATGTGAATGATTTATCAGGGATTGGGTTCGAACCGAAATTACAAATATTCGAATAA